One part of the Anopheles merus strain MAF chromosome 3L, AmerM5.1, whole genome shotgun sequence genome encodes these proteins:
- the LOC121598526 gene encoding uncharacterized protein LOC121598526 isoform X2, translated as MWHHLVHLWFQFLLGRFITFTDSSDYFGLYKTLATISAIHYDASCWFDRAIWIVYRSLPILVNISYFYKAYRLMLFPEDNTSAASVIASVWGFTEGTLRICLIELRYGTLASIMSFLNERSYRQQDSLVRQQRATLFGENNRIQLILVATMLMEAIWFMTTQLFSRDAFMLQVNGHVVDSIAVQILYGLLSNVWGLIYVLSFAIFYIIMNTLHLEMSILLDGITNVQFTVMRRLKQRMETLAASGHSSTIEQQVFWSILQPELNSHISRHVDLLDNLKEFSSILGPFSFVQYYGTFALIADCGFILSIEGLSANGMIYLLFVTVLVFQSFILCRGIEKLNDLNEAIGQALYSGFDWPDMLQYDHRFRRQYVTARHTLMIVIGRSQKGFQCSYGGLGSISMERFAQLMQKSYSLLTILLQFAK; from the exons ATGTGGCATCACCTGGTGCATTTGTGGTTTCAGTTTCTACTTGGACGATTCATCACATTCACCGACAGTTCAGACTACTTCGGTCTGTACAAAACGCTGGCCACAATATCGGCCATTCACTACGATGCGTCCTGCTGGTTCGATCGAGCGATCTGGATCGTCTACCGATCGCTGCCAATTTTGGTGAACATCTCCTACTTCTACAAAGCCTATCGGCTCATGCTGTTTCCCGAAGACAACACCTCAGCCGCCAGCGTTATCGCATCAGTGTGGGGCTTTACCGAGGGAACGCTACGCATTTGTCTCATAGAGCTGCGGTATGGCACGCTGGCTAGCATAATGTCCTTCCTGAACGAGCGATCGTACCGGCAGCAAGATTCGCTGGTGCGTCAGCAACGTGCCACCCTGTTCGGCGAGAACAACCGCATCCAGCTCATTCTTGTCGCCACGATGCTGATGGAAGCGATCTGGTTCATGACGACGCAGCTCTTCAGCCGGGATGCCTTTATGCTGCAAGTGAACGGACACGTGGTGGACAGCATAGCGGTTCAAATTCTTTACGGTCTGCTGTCGAACGTGTGGGGCCTAATCTATGTGCTTTCCTTTGCCATATTCTACATCATCATGAACACTCTGCATCTGGAAATGAGCATTCTGCTGGACGGCATTACAAATGTACAGTTCACGGTTATGCGACGGTTGAAGCAACGAATGGAAACGCTAGCTGCATCCGGACATTCCTCAACTATAGAACAGCAAGTTTTCTGGAGCATTCTACAGCCAGAGCTGAACAGCCACATCTCACGGCACGTTGATCTACTTGA CAACCTCAAAGAGTTCAGCTCTATTTTGGGCCCATTTTCCTTCGTACAGTACTATGGTACCTTTGCGCTGATTGCCGACTGTGGATTCATCCTTTCCATAGAGGGTCTGTCGGCAAACGGTATGATCTATCTGCTGTTCGTTACCGTATTAGTGTTTCAATCGTTCATCCTTTGTCGCGGAATCGAGAAGTTAAATGATCTG AACGAAGCCATTGGACAAGCCCTGTACAGCGGGTTTGACTGGCCCGACATGCTTCAGTACGATCATCGCTTTCGCCGCCAGTACGTAACCGCGCGGCATACGTTAATGATCGTTATTGGCCGCTCCCAGAAAGGATTCCAGTGTTCGTACGGAGGTCTCGGCAGCATCTCTATGGAACGCTTCGCTCAGCTCATGCAGAAAAGCTACTCGTTGTTAACGATTTTACTACAGTTCGCCAAGTAA
- the LOC121598526 gene encoding uncharacterized protein LOC121598526 isoform X1, with translation MWHHLVHLWFQFLLGRFITFTDSSDYFGLYKTLATISAIHYDASCWFDRAIWIVYRSLPILVNISYFYKAYRLMLFPEDNTSAASVIASVWGFTEGTLRICLIELRYGTLASIMSFLNERSYRQQDSLVRQQRATLFGENNRIQLILVATMLMEAIWFMTTQLFSRDAFMLQVNGHVVDSIAVQILYGLLSNVWGLIYVLSFAIFYIIMNTLHLEMSILLDGITNVQFTVMRRLKQRMETLAASGHSSTIEQQVFWSILQPELNSHISRHVDLLDNLKEFSSILGPFSFVQYYGTFALIADCGFILSIEGLSANGMIYLLFVTVLVFQSFILCRGIEKLNDLVRNCNDMIAFLTNQSYFLLLHQLQNEAIGQALYSGFDWPDMLQYDHRFRRQYVTARHTLMIVIGRSQKGFQCSYGGLGSISMERFAQLMQKSYSLLTILLQFAK, from the exons ATGTGGCATCACCTGGTGCATTTGTGGTTTCAGTTTCTACTTGGACGATTCATCACATTCACCGACAGTTCAGACTACTTCGGTCTGTACAAAACGCTGGCCACAATATCGGCCATTCACTACGATGCGTCCTGCTGGTTCGATCGAGCGATCTGGATCGTCTACCGATCGCTGCCAATTTTGGTGAACATCTCCTACTTCTACAAAGCCTATCGGCTCATGCTGTTTCCCGAAGACAACACCTCAGCCGCCAGCGTTATCGCATCAGTGTGGGGCTTTACCGAGGGAACGCTACGCATTTGTCTCATAGAGCTGCGGTATGGCACGCTGGCTAGCATAATGTCCTTCCTGAACGAGCGATCGTACCGGCAGCAAGATTCGCTGGTGCGTCAGCAACGTGCCACCCTGTTCGGCGAGAACAACCGCATCCAGCTCATTCTTGTCGCCACGATGCTGATGGAAGCGATCTGGTTCATGACGACGCAGCTCTTCAGCCGGGATGCCTTTATGCTGCAAGTGAACGGACACGTGGTGGACAGCATAGCGGTTCAAATTCTTTACGGTCTGCTGTCGAACGTGTGGGGCCTAATCTATGTGCTTTCCTTTGCCATATTCTACATCATCATGAACACTCTGCATCTGGAAATGAGCATTCTGCTGGACGGCATTACAAATGTACAGTTCACGGTTATGCGACGGTTGAAGCAACGAATGGAAACGCTAGCTGCATCCGGACATTCCTCAACTATAGAACAGCAAGTTTTCTGGAGCATTCTACAGCCAGAGCTGAACAGCCACATCTCACGGCACGTTGATCTACTTGA CAACCTCAAAGAGTTCAGCTCTATTTTGGGCCCATTTTCCTTCGTACAGTACTATGGTACCTTTGCGCTGATTGCCGACTGTGGATTCATCCTTTCCATAGAGGGTCTGTCGGCAAACGGTATGATCTATCTGCTGTTCGTTACCGTATTAGTGTTTCAATCGTTCATCCTTTGTCGCGGAATCGAGAAGTTAAATGATCTGGTAAGAAACTGCAATGATATGATTGCTTTTTTAACGAACCAGAGTTATTTCTTATTGCTTCACCAACTCCAGAACGAAGCCATTGGACAAGCCCTGTACAGCGGGTTTGACTGGCCCGACATGCTTCAGTACGATCATCGCTTTCGCCGCCAGTACGTAACCGCGCGGCATACGTTAATGATCGTTATTGGCCGCTCCCAGAAAGGATTCCAGTGTTCGTACGGAGGTCTCGGCAGCATCTCTATGGAACGCTTCGCTCAGCTCATGCAGAAAAGCTACTCGTTGTTAACGATTTTACTACAGTTCGCCAAGTAA